A DNA window from Syngnathus typhle isolate RoL2023-S1 ecotype Sweden linkage group LG2, RoL_Styp_1.0, whole genome shotgun sequence contains the following coding sequences:
- the bco1l gene encoding beta,beta-carotene 15,15'-dioxygenase — translation MQSLFIQNGKETAEPVKAQVKGCVPTWLQGTLIRNGPALFSLGDSEYNHWFDGMSLIHSFTFKDGEVFYRSKFLKSHTYKRNIKADRIVVSEFGTMVYPDPCKNIFSRAFTHLSNVIPDFTDNNMINIIRYGQDYYASSEINYINQIDPVTLDTVERINYRNHIAVNLATAHPHYDDEGNTYNMGTTIVGVGPPKYVIFKVPADTSGSGQKKPALRQLQQVCSFPVRSMFFPSYFHSFGMTENFIVFVEQPFKVDVVKLATAYFRGINWGNCLKFDKDDATFFHLFNRRTGKRLSTRFYGEPLVVFHHINAYESEDHVVFDLITYKDANLYEMFYMKNLRMNTSSFIEAHSNLSPPASQRFVLPLNVNKDSPKGANLVSLANTTATAVMKEDGQVFCQPQTLFQGLELPNINYKFNGKKYRYFYGSKVDWSPQPNKIIKFDTVAMTHVEWQQDNCYPSEPVFVSSPKAVDEDDGVILSSVISPDPNTSPFMLVLDAKTLKELARAAIPVSVHLDLHGLFIPNTN, via the exons ATGCAATCCTTATTTATTCAGAACGGAAAGGAAACAGCAGAGCCTGTGAAAGCCCAAGTCAAAG GTTGTGTGCCCACATGGCTACAGGGCACGCTGATAAGGAATGGGCCAGCTCTATTTTCTCTGGGCGATTCGGAGTACAACCACTGGTTTGATGGGATGTCTCTCATTCACAGCTTCACGTTCAAAGACG gtgagGTGTTCTACAGAAGCAAGTTCCTGAAGAGCCACACCTATAAGAGAAACATTAAGGCTGACCGGATTGTTGTCTCCGAGTTCGGCACCATGGTCTATCCTGACCCCTGCAAAAACATCTTCTCCAG AGCATTCACACATCTCAGCAATGTCATTCCTGACTTTACCGACAACAACATGATTAACATCATCCGCTACGGTCAGGACTACTACGCTTCCTCGGAGATCAACTACATTAACCAAATTGATCCGGTTACTTTGGACACAGTTGAAAGG ATCAACTACAGGAATCATATTGCTGTCAACTTGGCAACGGCTCACCCTCACTATGATGATGAAGGCAACACATACAACATGGGCACCACCATCGTGGGTGTTGGTCCACCAAAGTATGTCATATTTAAAGTCCCAGCTGATACTTCAG GTTCCGGGCAGAAGAAACCTGCCCTTCGGCAGCTGCAACAGGTCTGCTCATTTCCCGTTCGCTCCATGTTCTTCCCGAGCTACTTCCACAGCTTCGGCATGACTGAGAACTTCATCGTATTCGTGGAGCAACCGTTCAAAGTGGATGTTGTCAAACTGGCAACTGCCTATTTCCGCGGCATAAACTGGGGAAACTGTCTCAAGTTCGACAAAGACGACGCT ACCTTCTTTCACCTATTCAATCGGAGGACAGGAAAGAGGCTTTCAACTCGTTTCTATGGGGAACCCCTGGTGGTCTTTCATCACATTAATGCCTACGAGAGTGAGGACCACGTGGTGTTTGACCTCATTACTTATAAGGACGCCAATCTTTACGAGATGTTCTACATGAAGAACCTGAGGATGAATACGAGTAGCTTCATTGAGGCACACTCCAACTTGTCGCCGCCAGCGAGCCAGAGATTTGTCCTACCGTTAAATGTCAACAAG GACTCACCAAAAGGAGCCAACTTGGTGAGTCTGGCAAACACGACAGCTACGGCAGTCATGAAGGAAGACGGTCAAGTCTTCTGCCAGCCGCAAACTCTGTTCCAAG GTCTGGAGTTGCCAAACATCAACTACAAGTTTAATGGCAAGAAGTATAGATACTTCTACGGCTCCAAAGTGGACTGGTCTCCGCAGCCCAACAAG ATCATCAAGTTTGACACCGTGGCCATGACCCATGTGGAATGGCAACAGGACAACTGCTACCCATCAGAACCTGTGTTTGTGTCATCACCGAAGGCTGTGGATGAAGATGATG GAGTGATCTTGTCATCAGTCATCTCTCCGGACCCCAACACTTCACCCTTCATGCTTGTGCTCGATGCCAAAACGTTGAAGGAGCTGGCTCGGGCCGCCATTCCTGTCAGCGTTCACTTGGATCTTCATGGACTTTTCATCCCCAACACCAACTGA